The following DNA comes from Bacteroidota bacterium.
GCTGACAAAAAGGCTTTATTATTTGTTTACAAGATACAACACAAAATATAGGCTACTGTTTTGGCTTATATCCATTTTTAAATGCATCATTTTAATACACTACTATTTATGCGTGGAAAAATTTCTCATACAACACTCCTAAACTTCTATAATAAATAATAAACTTGCAGCATGGAGATACTCGAAATTTTAAAAGAATTACTGACCAACACTAAAGGCTTTTTAGAAGCTTTTGTTTCTAATCACGGCCTTTGGGTTTATGGCTTGTTGTTTTTAATCGTGTTTTGCGAAACAGGCTTGGTTGTTTTACCGCTTTTACCTGGCGACTCTCTTTTGTTTGCGACAGGTGTATTAGCAGGTAATACTTCTAATAACTTGGATGTAATATTGATTATTTTACTATTAATTGTAGCCGCATTACTGGGCGATAATACAAACTATTTTATAGGAAAATTTTTAGCTAAAAAAGGCGAAGGAGCCAAACTGTTTGGTTTGTTTACTATTAAAAAAGAATATATTCAAAAAACGGAAACTTTTTATACTAAACACGGTTCGGCAGCTATTATAGTAGCACGCTTTGTCCCAATAGTTAGAACTTTTGCACCTTTTGTAGCCGGTATTGGTAGCATGAATTACCCTCGTTATATTACATTCTGCTTTATTGGCGCTGTACTTTGGGTATCATCAATTACCCTTGCCGGGTATTTTTTAGGAAGCAATGAGTGGGTGCAACATAATTTTGAAAAAGTTGTGCTTGGCATAGTTTTCGTATCTGTATTACCAATCGCTTTTGGAGTGATTAAAAGTCAATTTGCTAAAAAATAATTTTCATACAAAACGCTTATTTAAAAGACTCGCTGTATTAATCTATAGCGGTCTTTTTGCTTTTATTATATTGGCAAATAGCTCTGTTAAAGCAGAAAACACCTATGGCTATTGCAATATAAAAGATAAAAAAGGGGGTACTGATATATTCACCCTTTTGGGCAATACTGCTTTTAATTGTGTGCCTGTTGACCAAAATTGGCAACAAATTTTAGTAAAAGTATTGGTGTTGAAACAAAAAGTTTACGATGACCAGCAAATACTATCTCAAGCCAAGCTATTCAACGAAAACAGGAAACAAATTGGTTTGTCATTAATTGATTTTACCCCTTATAAATTTATAGCGGAACTTGACTCCTACTATGTTTTTGAATTAAGTGGCTTAATGCAGCAGGCTTGTATTAATACCAATTCAATACCGGAATTGGATGTAAATAAAATCTTATCGACTGCAAAACAAAATGCTGAATTTGAACTGTTTGAAAAGCACTTAAAAGCATTTAATTATAGAAGCGTTGATTCAAATGGTAAATACCAATCGTTTGTCCTCAATGAATACAATTTTACAAAACACGCATATAGCCCACGTATTCTGATTGTTTTTTACAAAAACGAACTCATTGCCATATTTTATTCGAGAGAAATTATTGCCAAACTATATGACAGCATTGAAATGGGAAGTCAATATAAACTCATTTATAACTCCAAGTTTACAGAAAACACTAAAACTGAAATGATGGATATTTATAAAAAGCAGATGCATTTGAATTAATTTTTTATATTTAAGCAAACTTATTTTTTCTTATCATTGCCCTTTATTTTAAGACTATTATTAAATGAAAACAGCCCTTATTACAGGTATAACAGGACAGGACGGAGCTTATTTAGCAGAATTTTTATTAGCAAAAGGCTATAAAGTACATGGTATAAAACGCAGAAGTTCTTTATTTAATACAGACAGAATTGATCACTTATACCAGGATCCACACGAAAAACATGTTAATTTAACCTTGCATTATGGCGACTTAACTGATAGCACCAACTTGATTAGAATTATTCAGGAAACACAACCTGACGAAATTTATAATTTAGCGGCTATGAGTCATGTGCATGTTAGTTTTGAAACACCTGAATATAC
Coding sequences within:
- a CDS encoding VTT domain-containing protein translates to MEILEILKELLTNTKGFLEAFVSNHGLWVYGLLFLIVFCETGLVVLPLLPGDSLLFATGVLAGNTSNNLDVILIILLLIVAALLGDNTNYFIGKFLAKKGEGAKLFGLFTIKKEYIQKTETFYTKHGSAAIIVARFVPIVRTFAPFVAGIGSMNYPRYITFCFIGAVLWVSSITLAGYFLGSNEWVQHNFEKVVLGIVFVSVLPIAFGVIKSQFAKK